A stretch of Bradyrhizobium sp. AZCC 2262 DNA encodes these proteins:
- a CDS encoding CaiB/BaiF CoA transferase family protein: MSKPLTGVRVLDLSKVLAGPLCAQYLGDLGADIIKVEAVGQGDETRGWPPFPAPGLGTVFLSANRNKRSIAVDMKSEKGREIVHALAKSADIAIESFGTGVAERLGIDAPTLRTLNDRLIHCSISGFGRSGPLKNSPGYDVILQAFCGVMSMTGDEDGGYIRSPISPIDQMTGVHAFSGILALLYAREKTGKGGEIQVSLFETALGLLGYNLQTFWERGVQPPKCGSSHESLCPYQAFEAADGPIMIGVANDNLWRKFCAVTGLSAIVDDPKFKTNADRVAHRKETLGHVQAALTQNSVAHWNEVLTGVGVPCAPINSIAQLLDQPHTEASGIIVDYAHPTAGQLKGVGHPVLINGAERRAGRPPPVLGQHTDDVLGEIGMSLEAISELRRERVVG; this comes from the coding sequence GTGTCAAAACCCCTGACCGGCGTCCGTGTCCTCGACCTGTCGAAAGTTTTGGCGGGTCCCCTGTGCGCCCAATATCTCGGTGACCTCGGCGCCGACATCATCAAGGTAGAGGCCGTCGGCCAGGGTGACGAAACGCGCGGCTGGCCGCCGTTTCCGGCGCCGGGCCTTGGCACGGTTTTTCTCAGTGCCAACCGCAACAAGCGCAGCATCGCCGTCGACATGAAATCGGAAAAGGGGCGCGAGATCGTTCACGCGCTGGCAAAATCCGCCGACATCGCGATCGAAAGTTTCGGAACCGGCGTCGCCGAGCGCCTCGGCATCGATGCACCGACACTGCGTACCCTGAATGACCGCCTGATCCATTGCAGCATTTCCGGCTTTGGCCGCTCGGGGCCGCTGAAGAATTCACCGGGCTATGACGTGATCCTACAGGCGTTTTGCGGGGTTATGTCGATGACCGGCGACGAGGATGGCGGCTATATCCGCAGTCCGATCTCGCCAATCGACCAGATGACCGGGGTGCATGCCTTCAGCGGCATTCTGGCGTTGCTGTATGCGCGGGAAAAGACCGGGAAGGGCGGTGAGATCCAGGTCTCGCTGTTCGAAACCGCGCTCGGCCTGTTGGGCTATAATCTTCAGACCTTCTGGGAGCGCGGCGTGCAGCCGCCGAAATGCGGCTCAAGCCATGAATCGCTTTGCCCCTATCAGGCCTTCGAGGCGGCCGACGGTCCGATCATGATCGGGGTCGCCAACGACAATCTCTGGCGCAAGTTCTGTGCGGTCACCGGGTTGAGCGCGATTGTCGACGACCCGAAATTCAAAACCAATGCGGATCGCGTTGCGCACCGCAAGGAAACCCTCGGCCATGTTCAGGCCGCGCTGACGCAAAATTCCGTCGCGCACTGGAACGAGGTGCTGACGGGTGTCGGCGTGCCCTGCGCACCCATCAATTCGATCGCGCAATTGCTCGATCAGCCGCATACCGAGGCGAGCGGCATCATCGTCGACTACGCGCACCCGACCGCGGGCCAGTTGAAGGGCGTCGGTCACCCCGTTCTGATCAACGGCGCGGAACGTCGTGCAGGCAGGCCGCCGCCGGTGCTGGGGCAGCACACCGACGATGTCCTCGGTGAAATAGGTATGTCACTGGAAGCCATCAGCGAGTTACGGCGGGAACGTGTGGTCGGTTGA
- a CDS encoding enoyl-CoA hydratase-related protein produces MDALGKLQQFRAERSEKNVLHLVFDMPGRPMNVFSNAAIAELGVFSRWLRESDVKGVVIRSGKPSAFCAGADLAELGLAYDMIMAAPAETRDRVAFDHFFRLSQALRGIETAGKPVAAAIAGLALGGGGELALAAHHRVMVDDPKVAFGLPESLVGLLPGGGGTQRLPRLTGIEKALPILLEGARLSGQAAIAAGVVDQLVPAGEEVAAAERWVLSHPSASQPWDRPGWRPADVDDVAAIVARKRESVLAETLGHYPAPLAILDCVGEGLPQPFDAAIRTEMQIFSKLIQRREPRNMIRTLFLGRLDHDRLRKAGGIPAPVEQAVAVVSEALQAGGTTDATLADAFARAGFHGPSRAPAFDGVIAQSAFWLEAEPVTNGKRALRERLVRAYSVADKWRATFSEDQRRAADYLLVTKHGFPAYMAGAFSSAEPGA; encoded by the coding sequence ATGGACGCGTTGGGAAAGCTGCAGCAATTCCGGGCCGAACGCAGCGAAAAGAATGTCCTGCATCTTGTTTTCGACATGCCCGGCCGTCCGATGAATGTGTTCTCCAACGCCGCGATCGCCGAACTTGGCGTCTTTAGTCGGTGGCTCCGCGAAAGCGACGTCAAGGGTGTCGTCATCCGTTCGGGAAAGCCGTCGGCATTCTGTGCGGGTGCCGATCTTGCCGAGCTGGGATTGGCCTATGACATGATCATGGCTGCGCCTGCCGAGACACGCGACCGCGTGGCATTCGACCATTTCTTTCGTCTCAGTCAGGCACTGCGTGGAATCGAAACGGCGGGCAAGCCGGTCGCGGCCGCGATCGCGGGCCTGGCGCTCGGCGGCGGCGGCGAACTGGCATTGGCGGCTCATCATCGGGTCATGGTTGACGATCCCAAAGTGGCGTTTGGCTTACCGGAGTCGCTGGTCGGGCTGTTGCCGGGAGGCGGGGGAACCCAACGGCTGCCGCGCCTGACCGGAATCGAAAAGGCGCTGCCGATCCTGCTGGAAGGTGCGCGGTTGTCCGGGCAGGCGGCGATCGCCGCAGGCGTGGTCGATCAACTGGTTCCTGCCGGCGAAGAGGTGGCGGCGGCGGAACGTTGGGTGCTGTCGCATCCGTCGGCGTCGCAACCCTGGGACCGTCCGGGATGGCGGCCGGCGGATGTCGACGATGTGGCCGCGATCGTCGCGCGGAAACGCGAAAGCGTTCTGGCCGAAACCCTCGGACACTATCCGGCCCCGCTAGCCATTCTCGATTGCGTCGGCGAGGGGCTGCCGCAGCCGTTTGATGCGGCGATCCGCACCGAGATGCAGATATTCTCAAAGCTCATCCAGCGGCGCGAGCCGCGCAACATGATCAGGACGCTGTTTCTTGGCCGGCTCGATCATGATCGTCTTCGCAAGGCGGGAGGCATTCCCGCGCCCGTCGAACAGGCGGTGGCGGTGGTATCCGAGGCGCTGCAGGCGGGTGGAACAACGGATGCGACGCTTGCAGATGCTTTCGCTCGCGCCGGCTTTCACGGGCCGAGCAGGGCACCGGCATTCGATGGCGTCATTGCTCAGTCCGCCTTCTGGCTGGAGGCGGAGCCTGTCACCAATGGCAAACGTGCGCTACGCGAGCGGCTGGTGCGGGCATACTCAGTGGCAGACAAATGGCGAGCCACGTTCTCCGAGGACCAGCGTCGCGCGGCGGATTATCTGCTGGTCACGAAGCATGGCTTTCCCGCCTACATGGCAGGTGCTTTCTCCTCCGCCGAGCCAGGCGCCTGA
- a CDS encoding acyl-CoA dehydrogenase family protein codes for MIERTIFREEHHIFRESVRRFVDREIVPFHAQWEKDGIVPRELWLKAGAEGLLCCTVPEEYGGMGLDYLFDVVVFEELWRSGASGPGFLIHTDLVATYLLSFGTEAQKRQWLPKMVSGEAIGSLGMTEPHAGSDLKAIRTRAVRDGDDFVVNGQKVFISNGQLCDFVVLATKTDGGAGAKGVTLFIVESSRPGFQRGRNLEKIGMKAQDTSELFFENIRIPATNMLGQEGKGFALMMTKLSQERLAQAIRSATVTETVLDWTVEYTSDRSVFGQKLANFQNTQFKLADLKTKATVARVFTDRCISLFMEGKLDPVDAAMAKMFTSELHCEAVDECLQLFGGWGYMTEYPIARAYVDARIVKIAGGSIEIMKTIIARQMFAQCGFALAKSG; via the coding sequence ATGATCGAGCGAACCATTTTCCGCGAGGAACATCATATTTTCCGGGAATCGGTCCGGCGCTTCGTCGATCGCGAAATCGTGCCGTTTCATGCGCAGTGGGAAAAGGACGGCATCGTGCCACGGGAACTGTGGCTCAAGGCCGGCGCCGAAGGGCTGCTCTGCTGTACCGTGCCCGAGGAGTATGGCGGCATGGGCCTCGACTACCTGTTCGACGTGGTCGTGTTCGAGGAACTATGGCGCTCCGGCGCCAGCGGCCCGGGATTTCTGATTCACACCGATCTCGTGGCGACCTATCTGCTTTCGTTTGGAACCGAAGCGCAAAAGCGGCAGTGGCTGCCGAAGATGGTGTCGGGTGAAGCGATCGGCTCGCTTGGCATGACGGAGCCGCATGCGGGCAGCGACCTCAAGGCGATCCGGACCCGCGCCGTGCGCGATGGCGATGATTTCGTCGTCAACGGCCAGAAGGTCTTCATCTCGAACGGCCAGCTCTGCGATTTCGTCGTGCTCGCGACCAAGACCGACGGCGGCGCCGGCGCCAAGGGCGTGACGCTGTTCATCGTCGAGAGCAGCCGGCCCGGATTTCAACGCGGACGAAACCTCGAAAAAATCGGCATGAAGGCCCAGGATACCTCCGAACTGTTCTTCGAGAACATCCGCATTCCCGCCACCAATATGCTGGGGCAGGAAGGCAAGGGTTTTGCGCTGATGATGACGAAGCTGTCGCAGGAACGGCTCGCCCAGGCGATCCGGTCGGCCACCGTCACCGAAACCGTGCTGGACTGGACCGTTGAATACACCTCCGACCGCAGCGTATTCGGTCAGAAGCTCGCCAACTTCCAGAATACCCAATTCAAGCTTGCCGATCTCAAGACCAAGGCGACCGTCGCCCGCGTCTTTACCGATCGATGCATTTCGCTTTTCATGGAAGGAAAGCTCGATCCGGTCGATGCCGCTATGGCCAAGATGTTCACTTCCGAGCTGCATTGCGAAGCGGTCGACGAATGCCTGCAATTGTTTGGCGGCTGGGGCTACATGACGGAGTATCCGATCGCGCGCGCCTATGTCGACGCCAGGATCGTCAAGATTGCGGGCGGGTCGATCGAAATCATGAAAACCATCATCGCCCGCCAGATGTTCGCGCAATGTGGTTTTGCGCTCGCCAAGAGCGGCTGA
- a CDS encoding glucose 1-dehydrogenase produces MRGLSGKVAIVTGGGQGIGRAITLRLAEEGCKVAIFDINPDAGHETAKLAPKSAITTYTVDVGDRASVDRAVAQVEAELGSIWVLVNNAGWDRPMPFLKTDKDLWDKIIRINLYGPLNTHHAIAPLMVEHGGGRIINIASDAARVGTSDEAVYSACKGGLISFTKSIARELARKNVLLNAVCPGPTNTPMMAAVLGEGEQAVKWKDAMVRGIPLKRMGEPDDYAGIIALLASEDGKFITGQAISVSGGMNMI; encoded by the coding sequence TTGAGAGGCTTATCAGGCAAGGTAGCGATCGTTACCGGCGGCGGCCAGGGCATCGGGCGCGCCATCACCCTTCGGCTCGCGGAAGAAGGCTGCAAGGTCGCAATTTTCGACATCAATCCCGACGCCGGACATGAGACGGCGAAACTGGCGCCGAAGTCGGCGATCACGACCTACACCGTCGACGTCGGCGACCGCGCTTCGGTGGATCGCGCGGTCGCGCAGGTCGAGGCCGAACTCGGCTCGATCTGGGTGCTCGTCAACAACGCCGGCTGGGACCGGCCGATGCCGTTCCTGAAGACCGATAAGGATCTCTGGGACAAGATCATCCGCATCAACCTCTATGGTCCGCTCAACACGCACCACGCCATTGCACCGCTGATGGTCGAACACGGCGGCGGCCGCATCATCAATATCGCATCCGATGCCGCCCGTGTCGGCACCAGCGACGAAGCGGTTTACTCCGCCTGCAAGGGCGGGCTGATCTCCTTCACCAAATCGATCGCCCGCGAACTCGCGCGCAAGAACGTGCTGCTGAACGCGGTGTGTCCGGGTCCCACCAACACGCCGATGATGGCGGCGGTGCTCGGCGAAGGTGAACAGGCGGTAAAATGGAAGGACGCGATGGTTCGCGGCATTCCATTGAAGCGAATGGGCGAGCCCGATGACTACGCCGGGATTATTGCCCTGCTTGCATCGGAAGACGGGAAATTCATCACCGGACAGGCCATCTCGGTCTCCGGCGGCATGAACATGATCTAG
- a CDS encoding enoyl-CoA hydratase-related protein, producing the protein MFDPSKFTDVIYEVRDRAAWIIINRPKVYNAFRGQTLEELIQAFQIAANDRNVSSIVLTGAGDKAFCTGGDQSAHEGQYDGRGVVGLPIDELQGLIRDVPKPVIARVNGFAIGGGNVLATLCDLTIAADTAQFGQVGPKVGSVDAGWGTALLARHVGDKKAREIWFINDRYTAEQAREMGLVNKVVPAAELDAAVKDWTDKLAQRSPTAIALAKRSFNADTDNIRGISNLALHAVKMFYDTAESKEGVAAFNEKRAPDFHKFT; encoded by the coding sequence ATGTTCGACCCCAGCAAATTCACCGACGTCATCTACGAAGTCCGCGATCGCGCCGCCTGGATCATCATCAACCGGCCCAAGGTATACAACGCCTTTCGCGGGCAGACGCTCGAAGAACTGATTCAGGCGTTCCAGATTGCCGCGAACGACCGCAACGTTTCCAGCATCGTGCTGACCGGCGCCGGCGACAAGGCGTTCTGCACCGGCGGCGATCAGTCCGCGCATGAAGGACAATATGACGGCCGTGGCGTCGTTGGACTGCCGATCGACGAGCTGCAGGGCCTGATCCGCGACGTTCCCAAACCCGTCATCGCGCGCGTCAATGGCTTTGCGATCGGCGGCGGCAATGTGCTGGCGACGCTGTGCGACCTGACGATTGCCGCCGACACCGCGCAATTCGGGCAGGTCGGACCGAAAGTCGGCTCCGTCGACGCGGGCTGGGGCACGGCCTTGCTGGCCCGCCATGTCGGCGACAAGAAAGCGCGCGAAATCTGGTTCATCAACGACCGCTACACCGCCGAACAGGCGCGTGAAATGGGCCTCGTCAACAAGGTGGTTCCAGCCGCCGAACTCGATGCCGCGGTCAAGGACTGGACCGACAAGCTCGCGCAGCGGTCACCGACCGCGATCGCGCTGGCAAAGCGCTCCTTCAACGCCGACACCGACAACATTCGCGGCATCAGCAACCTTGCCCTTCACGCCGTGAAGATGTTCTACGATACCGCCGAATCCAAGGAAGGCGTCGCGGCCTTCAACGAGAAGCGCGCTCCGGACTTCCACAAGTTCACTTAG